In Akkermansia muciniphila ATCC BAA-835, the genomic stretch AATTGGCGGAGGAGATAGGCATCCGGCCGCAAACTTTTTACGCACAGATGAGCGTTCGTAAAATATCGGCCAATACCAAAAAAGCGCTTTCCCGCATCATTCCAGGCCTGGTTTCCGATTCAGATCTGAATCCACCTTCCAATACGGAAGAATGTGACCCGAAAAAACTCAGAATCAAGGAATGGCTCCGGGCTCACGGCAAAACACGCCGATGGCTTGCGGAACAATGCCGCGTTTCCGTCCGCACCGTACATACCTGGTTTACTGCACGCGGTAACATTCCTGTCACCCAATATCTCTTTATCGATAAGCTGATGAGTGAAGGCGAGTCGTGGAAAGTTCAGCTTCCCAATACCATTCCCGTGAATTTTCCGGAAACGGAAATGGAAATTGTTCACAAATTCCAGAAACTACATCCGGACATAGATCTTCCTATGTACGGCATGCATAAAATCCTGGAGTTATGCGTTAATGTACTCACTCAGGATGAATATTCAAAGACGTCTCCATACTCCCGTATTACCAATACCGGAGAGATTCGCCACCGCCGGATAAAATAAGAATTATTCAAAAGTTCAAATTTTCTTTTCCACGGGAGCATTTCTGAAAATGCACTGTTTGCATACCCATGCCGGTATTTTTCTAAAACATCGCAGGTTCTCCGCCAGCCTGGCCTTCCGGGCCATTCTTCTTAATCTTTCACGGAACCCTTTCATTTTTTTGTTCCTTTTACCACGACGGCCACAGACTATCCTATCTCTCAACACAGAGAAAAAATCTTCAGCCACATTACATCATCCCTCCAGTTTCAAAAATCAATCACTATTGATTGGAAAAACAGTCCGAACCATGCGTAATAGTGCTTCTATGCAGCCTGTTCACCAGAGTTAACCATACTTACCTTGCCTCTCCATTTTTAAGAAAGCCGGCTTTTGGTGAAAAAGCTCTTATCGCATGAAAAACCCCGTATTCTTAAAAAGAATACGGGGTTAAAAAATGGCACGTCCAACTGGATTCGAACCAGTGACCCACTGCTTAGAAGGCAGTTGCTCTATCCAACTGAGCTATGGACGCATGATGCGGCAAAAGAGTAACAGAGTTCATCTCAACTTGGCAAGCCCGGATCTTTGAAAAGCGCGCTTTAAGCGCCGGAGCAGCGGTCATGCGTAAAAGGTATGTCCACCAGGGTCGCTCCAAACTTCCGCACCAGAGGCTCCTGACAAGAAAACATGCGTTCCCGTTCCTCCGGTTCCGTATCTATATATCCGTGCAGATGCAGAAGACCATGCACCATGTACCGGAAAAGTTCTCTGAAAACAGGTTCTCTGAATTCCGAAGCCTGCCGGATAGCGGTATCAAAGCTGACGATGATCTCTCCTATTCCGTCTCCATGCGGAAAAGTAATGACATCCGTCGCCGTCGGATCATTCAAAAAACGGGCATGCACATCCCGGATGACGTCATCGGAAACCACGCTGATTTCTACTTCATCCAATCCGGAAAGTACGGGGACAGGACCTTCAGGCAACGCCAACACGGACGGAAGACAACTCTCCAAGGCTCCAATCAGGGCATCCGTAACGGATGAACTGAGCCTCCCCTCCCCCAAATGATTGTAGAGTTCAAGATTCGGTTTCATTTTCCTCCGCATCCGCTCCGTTCTTCATCTCCGTTTCCGTGGATTTTCCCTCTTGAAGGGTTCCGGCATCGGGCAACTCCATGATTTCAGGAACGGCTTTTCCTTCACCTTCCTTTTTCACCGCTTTCTCTTCTTTTTCCCTGACGGACACATCAGAGAAAGCATTTTTCTCAATTTTTGCCTCCGGATTGTGAGAAGGATAGGCAATGCGGTTGTGGTGGATGCTTTTCAGCGTCTTAATGAAACTGTTGCGAATCTTTTTGAGATCTCCGAAGGTAAGGCCGCAATCGTCCAAATGGCCGTCCACCACCCGTTGCTTCAAAAGTTCATCCACCCTTTTCTGCATTTCCTCACAGGAAATTTTACCCATGGAGCGCGTGGCGCTTTCCACGATGTCCGCCAGGCTGACGATTCCCGTTTCCTTGCTCTGCGGGTTGGGCCCCTTGTAACGGAAGTTGGATTCCACCACCTCCGGGACGTCATCCGGAGACGCCAGGCCGCTTTCCACGCGGCTCAGAATCTCATCACGGTATTGGAGGGCTTTCCGGTAAAAGAAGTAAGCCAGTGACGTGCCGTGATGCTGCTCTATAACGTCCACCAAAGGACGCGGAAGGTTGTTCTCCCTGGCCAATGCCACCCCGTCCTGAACGTGGTCGATGATGATACGGGCGCTCATGCTGGGCGTCAGCTCATCATGGGGATTGGGGCCGTCCATGATATTTTCAATGAAATAAAGGGGGTTTTGCATCTTGCCAATGTCATGGTAGTAGGCCTCCACCCGGCATTCAATGGGATTGGCCCCAATGGCTTCCGCCGCAGCTTCCGCCAGCTGGGCAACCATCAGGCAATGGTGAAAGGTTCCCGGAGCTTCCATTTGCAGCCTTTTCATGAGAGGGCGGTTCATATCCGCCATTTCCAGCCAGGAAATGGGCGTAATGATTTTAAAAGCTCCTTCTATGATAGGCAGGACACCGCTGATCAGCACGCTGGTCAGCATGCTTACGCCAAAAGCCACGGCCAGGCAAACCAGAACTCCAGTAAGGTTGTAGTCCCATGCCTGGAGATTGATGACACCCATGATGCAACACAGCACCATGACAAGCAGCCCCACAAAGAAGCCCGCTCGCAGCAACTGAGCACGATTCCGCAGGTTATGGGTAAGCAACACGGTAAGCATGCCGGAGAGAGAGCTCAGAATCCAGAATTGGACCTGCTTTTCCGGAGCATATTGCTCCGGCAGAATGAAAAATCCGCCAAGCATGCAGATGGAAATAGTGGCAAACATGCCCAAAAGAGGTCCCAGCAGCACCGTGACAACCAACGGAGCCATCATATAGGGAAGGTACAAAAGTTCATTGCCTATATCGGAAGTAATGTCAGCCGTTACATGCCGGATGAGACCAAAAAACAGGAGCTGGACCAGAACCGCCCCCCACGTGACGACAAAGGTTTTGTTTTTCCTGCGCAGGGAACCGGCGCATAACCAGTACATAGGCATCAGCGCCAGCGTCACGGAAAAAAGCAGAAAAGCTTCCGACACATGATGCCATATGGATTTTCCCCAGTGGGGACTGTAACTGCCCATCCATTGAAGCACGATGAAAACCAGCACGCACAACCCGACGGATACCGCCAGGCTGGAATCCAAACGGTCACCGGCTGAACGGGACACGGAGGCAGCCCCTTCCGGGGAGGCACTTTCTTTTGCCGCTGCGGCGGCATGCTTTTTCAGAAAATGAAACATGATAATTATTTGGGGTACACTTCGGCAACCTCCGGAATAGTGCCCAGCCGGGCCATCTCCTCTTCTATGAGGGGGTTGACGCCCTGCTGCACCATTTCCATGGAAACTCTCAGGGCATTGCGAATGGCTACAGGGGTAGAACTGCCATGCGCAATGATGGTCACGCCCCTGACGCCCAGAAGAGGGCTTCCCCCTACGGAGTCCGCAGAAAGGCGCGCTTTCATGGCACGGAATGCTCCGGAGGCGCAGGCAGCTCCAACCATACGGAACGGATTTGCCTTAAGTTCCTCTTTCAGCCATTTGCTGAAAGCCTTGGCGGTAGCCTCGCATGTTTTCAACAGGACGTTTCCGGTAAAACCGTCTGTCAGAGCCACATCTATTTCATGTTCAAAAAGATCGTGGCCTTCCACATTTCCTACGAATTTAAAAGGGAGCGCACCGCGCTCCTCCAAATGCTTCAACAGACAAAAAGTTCCCTTGGTAAAATCTGTTCCCTTTTCATCTTCAGAGCCATTGCTCATAACTCCCACCTTAGGCATCTGTTTGCCGTAAACAGAACGCGCCAGAATGCTGGCCATAACGGCATACCCTACCAAATGCCGGGGCTTGGCATCCGGGTTGGCTCCGGTATCAGTCACATTGCAGACTCCGAATTCATTCGGAAGCTGGGTCACAATGCCCGCACGTTCCACACCATCCAGCAACCTCAGTTTGACGGTGGCAGCCGCTACAGCCGCCCCCGTATTGCCCGCGCTGACCACGGCATCCGCATCTCCGGACTTGACCAGATCCACGGAAATGGACATGGATGAATTTTTTTTCTTTCTCACCGCCAACAATCCGGATTCATTCATTTCCACAACTTCCGCAGCCGGAACGATCTCCACGCGCGGGCCGGAAAGCCCCCAGCGGTCACAAGAGCTGCGCACCGTTTCTTCCCTTCCCACAAGATAAATTTTTTCAATGAGAGGAAAATCCTGCAGGGCCCGCTTCGCCCCGTCCACGTTAATATCGGGCGCGTTGTCGCCGCCCATCACATCCAGTGCAATCTTCATATTATCTGTTGAAGAAATGTGTTAGCAGAAAAAACAGTCCGCTTCAAGCAAGTTCAGCCGCTTTGCGAAGCAAAAGCGGCTGGAAAGTCTATATGATAGCGCCGCAATACGGCGATAATTTTCAAGGCAAATGCGGCGCCCGCGGAACTTACGCTTCCGCTTTCACCACAATTTCCTTGCCGGAACGGGTCGTGTACGTACCGCAATTGGGGCAAGCGGTATGGCCGGGGGTGCTGCTGCCGCAATTCTGGCACTTGCGGAGCTTCGGCGCGCGCCATGCCTGAGCGGCAAGGCGGGTACGCTGCTTCATCTTGGACGTTCTGCGCTTAGGTGCTGCCATAATTTTAGTTGGTAAAAAGGTGATTAATGATGATCTCCCAGTTCATTGAGGGCGTCCCACACGCCGCTATTCCTGATCGGGGCAGAACTGTTTACACCCGTTCCCCCCTCTTTGTCCACTCCAAAATACGGAGTTTTCGCCATACAGTCGTTTTCCATGCCTCCGTCAGCACACTTCGGGTATGCCGGAAAATCCAGAACTATTTCTTCCCTCAAGGAATCTGAAACATCCACAACATTCTGTGAATCAATCTGGAAAGAAGCCGCGAAATCACAAACTTCCACCACGTAGTCAAAGTAGCCCAGGCAACGCACACAGCGGAATTTAAAGGGGGCGGAAATATTGCCTCTTACAAACAATTCATTTT encodes the following:
- a CDS encoding helix-turn-helix domain-containing protein; this translates as MSDDDIRILVKEWLQSQNRKSYQLAEEIGIRPQTFYAQMSVRKISANTKKALSRIIPGLVSDSDLNPPSNTEECDPKKLRIKEWLRAHGKTRRWLAEQCRVSVRTVHTWFTARGNIPVTQYLFIDKLMSEGESWKVQLPNTIPVNFPETEMEIVHKFQKLHPDIDLPMYGMHKILELCVNVLTQDEYSKTSPYSRITNTGEIRHRRIK
- the ybeY gene encoding rRNA maturation RNase YbeY; this translates as MKPNLELYNHLGEGRLSSSVTDALIGALESCLPSVLALPEGPVPVLSGLDEVEISVVSDDVIRDVHARFLNDPTATDVITFPHGDGIGEIIVSFDTAIRQASEFREPVFRELFRYMVHGLLHLHGYIDTEPEERERMFSCQEPLVRKFGATLVDIPFTHDRCSGA
- a CDS encoding HD family phosphohydrolase translates to MFHFLKKHAAAAAKESASPEGAASVSRSAGDRLDSSLAVSVGLCVLVFIVLQWMGSYSPHWGKSIWHHVSEAFLLFSVTLALMPMYWLCAGSLRRKNKTFVVTWGAVLVQLLFFGLIRHVTADITSDIGNELLYLPYMMAPLVVTVLLGPLLGMFATISICMLGGFFILPEQYAPEKQVQFWILSSLSGMLTVLLTHNLRNRAQLLRAGFFVGLLVMVLCCIMGVINLQAWDYNLTGVLVCLAVAFGVSMLTSVLISGVLPIIEGAFKIITPISWLEMADMNRPLMKRLQMEAPGTFHHCLMVAQLAEAAAEAIGANPIECRVEAYYHDIGKMQNPLYFIENIMDGPNPHDELTPSMSARIIIDHVQDGVALARENNLPRPLVDVIEQHHGTSLAYFFYRKALQYRDEILSRVESGLASPDDVPEVVESNFRYKGPNPQSKETGIVSLADIVESATRSMGKISCEEMQKRVDELLKQRVVDGHLDDCGLTFGDLKKIRNSFIKTLKSIHHNRIAYPSHNPEAKIEKNAFSDVSVREKEEKAVKKEGEGKAVPEIMELPDAGTLQEGKSTETEMKNGADAEENETES
- the rpmF gene encoding 50S ribosomal protein L32, translated to MAAPKRRTSKMKQRTRLAAQAWRAPKLRKCQNCGSSTPGHTACPNCGTYTTRSGKEIVVKAEA
- a CDS encoding YceD family protein, which produces MKRLLVELENLPEAGKKYSGELDSEIFGIDDEEVTSIGPLAFDLHVQRFENELFVRGNISAPFKFRCVRCLGYFDYVVEVCDFAASFQIDSQNVVDVSDSLREEIVLDFPAYPKCADGGMENDCMAKTPYFGVDKEGGTGVNSSAPIRNSGVWDALNELGDHH
- the plsX gene encoding phosphate acyltransferase PlsX, producing MKIALDVMGGDNAPDINVDGAKRALQDFPLIEKIYLVGREETVRSSCDRWGLSGPRVEIVPAAEVVEMNESGLLAVRKKKNSSMSISVDLVKSGDADAVVSAGNTGAAVAAATVKLRLLDGVERAGIVTQLPNEFGVCNVTDTGANPDAKPRHLVGYAVMASILARSVYGKQMPKVGVMSNGSEDEKGTDFTKGTFCLLKHLEERGALPFKFVGNVEGHDLFEHEIDVALTDGFTGNVLLKTCEATAKAFSKWLKEELKANPFRMVGAACASGAFRAMKARLSADSVGGSPLLGVRGVTIIAHGSSTPVAIRNALRVSMEMVQQGVNPLIEEEMARLGTIPEVAEVYPK